One genomic region from uncultured Tateyamaria sp. encodes:
- a CDS encoding glucan biosynthesis protein G — protein MLRREFLASLAALAAAPGASWAQDEPGLQLGDATAFNPADVIALARDKASRAYEPRPMIPEPWQNLTYDQYRKIWFDSRNGLWEGTDASQRVDVFPPGLYYPQAIRTYVVENGQARPLKFDFGVFDTTDKFPADLPVDDTLGYSGLRLRAELRQPGIYEEYAVFQGASYFRGIGTGDIYGLSARGLALHTADLRQSEEFPDFTQFWLERPASGAAKIIVHALLDSPSCTGAYRFEIMPGQPLVMEVEAEIFARETLTHVGIAPLTSMFMFDDMDKQRFDDFRPAVHDNDGLMIHNGAGEVIWRPLANPRTLQISAFGDTDPRGFGLMQRARKFSDFNDLEALYHRRPGLWVTPGEGWGRGSVALVEIPTDKEIYDNIVAYWRPSADIEAGTSHRMTYRLDWGEDPAPTAAMPLRVLNTAAGGRPEGGRIFTIDFENAPHVPDDLSKIDRLVRSSAGDVTEGIIQRNPETGGPRLAFTFTAGDANWAEFRAQLRLDGQALSEVWLYRWTA, from the coding sequence ATGCTGCGACGCGAGTTTCTCGCATCTCTGGCCGCCCTCGCCGCGGCGCCGGGCGCCTCCTGGGCGCAGGATGAACCCGGTTTGCAACTGGGCGACGCAACAGCATTCAATCCGGCGGACGTGATCGCGCTGGCGCGCGACAAGGCATCGCGGGCCTATGAGCCCCGCCCGATGATCCCGGAGCCGTGGCAGAACCTGACCTACGACCAGTATCGCAAGATCTGGTTCGACAGCCGCAACGGTCTTTGGGAAGGCACCGACGCGTCCCAACGGGTCGACGTGTTCCCGCCTGGCCTTTACTACCCGCAGGCCATCCGCACCTACGTGGTCGAAAATGGGCAAGCCCGACCGCTGAAGTTCGACTTTGGTGTTTTTGACACCACGGACAAGTTCCCGGCAGACCTGCCCGTGGATGACACGTTGGGCTATTCCGGCCTGCGCCTGCGGGCCGAGCTGCGCCAGCCCGGCATCTACGAGGAATACGCCGTCTTTCAAGGGGCCAGCTATTTCCGGGGCATCGGGACGGGCGACATCTATGGCCTGTCGGCACGCGGCCTTGCCTTGCATACCGCCGACCTGCGCCAAAGCGAGGAATTTCCCGACTTCACCCAATTCTGGCTGGAGCGTCCCGCATCCGGGGCCGCAAAAATCATCGTGCACGCCCTGCTCGACAGCCCGTCGTGCACCGGTGCCTACCGGTTCGAGATCATGCCCGGCCAGCCCTTGGTGATGGAAGTCGAGGCTGAGATTTTCGCGCGCGAAACACTGACCCATGTGGGCATCGCACCGCTGACCTCCATGTTCATGTTCGACGACATGGACAAACAGCGTTTTGATGATTTCCGCCCGGCCGTGCACGACAATGACGGGCTGATGATCCACAATGGCGCGGGCGAAGTAATTTGGCGGCCCCTCGCCAATCCCCGCACGTTGCAGATCAGCGCCTTCGGCGACACAGATCCGCGCGGCTTTGGCCTGATGCAAAGGGCGCGCAAGTTCAGCGACTTCAACGATCTCGAAGCGCTCTATCATCGCCGCCCCGGCCTGTGGGTCACGCCCGGCGAAGGATGGGGGCGCGGCTCGGTCGCGCTGGTCGAAATTCCGACCGACAAGGAAATCTACGACAACATCGTGGCCTATTGGCGACCGTCGGCTGATATCGAGGCCGGGACGTCACACCGCATGACCTATCGGCTGGATTGGGGCGAAGACCCCGCCCCCACCGCCGCCATGCCGTTGCGCGTGCTGAATACGGCCGCAGGTGGCCGCCCCGAAGGTGGACGCATCTTTACCATCGATTTCGAGAACGCGCCGCACGTTCCGGATGACCTGTCCAAGATCGACCGCCTTGTGCGGTCGAGTGCGGGCGATGTGACCGAAGGCATCATCCAGCGCAATCCTGAAACAGGTGGCCCGCGCCTTGCCTTCACCTTCACGGCAGGCGACGCGAATTGGGCCGAGTTCCGCGCGCAATTGCGTCTTGATGGTCAGGCTTTGAGCGAAGTGTGGTTGTACAGGTGGACCGCATGA
- the mdoH gene encoding glucans biosynthesis glucosyltransferase MdoH, with protein sequence MTRHAMPPRAPLDMPAQDFARAPSQADAGTERQDPIWRMAVFLPALAITGLTLWGFYGLFEMSGMTGFEYVLLALIGLTFIWVTIAVSTVGVGLAGRLDPTCKPASADPLDVALLVPIYNETPWDVFGNSAAMLTDLTRRTGGHRYALFILSDTTDEAIADQEWEAFQALQATAPMPVYYRRREQNTDKKVGNLEDWITGWGAAFEAMLVLDADSLMTGRAVDRLSTELAADPRAGLIQSFPQLIGANTLFARMQQFSNIAYGWLLAEGLAHWARTEGNYWGHNAIIRTHAFASSAGLPHLRSLSGRTDLILSHDFVEASLLRRAGWRVRFLPRISGSFEETPGTLIDYIVRDRRWCRGNLQHLRLLGTRGLHPVSRFHLFQGAAAYLMSPAWFVLLVFWALLGRDSETNVISYFNEANPLFPNWPPAMTHIDSAIFLVVMYAMLLTPKITSSIIISANGKAVRFFGGRRVFAGAVLTELALSIAYAPIMMIQQTKAVIGGMLGRGGWAPQSRTAQAYPWTTLIKFHWIESALGALLVLGLGAGLVSWWLIPIAVSLAFAVPLSALSAYPLAQSRLSGLRLDNPLTLREPAIVGSARTARAEMRARIEASKIAAE encoded by the coding sequence ATGACCCGGCACGCCATGCCCCCTCGCGCGCCGCTTGATATGCCGGCGCAGGATTTTGCCCGCGCGCCATCGCAGGCCGACGCGGGCACCGAACGCCAAGACCCGATCTGGCGCATGGCCGTATTTCTGCCAGCCCTTGCAATCACGGGTCTGACGCTTTGGGGTTTTTACGGGCTGTTCGAGATGTCGGGCATGACCGGATTCGAATATGTGCTGCTGGCGCTGATCGGTCTGACGTTTATCTGGGTCACGATTGCAGTGTCGACCGTTGGCGTGGGTCTGGCCGGGCGGCTTGATCCGACGTGCAAGCCGGCCTCTGCGGACCCTTTGGATGTGGCGCTTTTGGTGCCGATCTACAACGAAACGCCCTGGGATGTCTTCGGCAATTCCGCAGCGATGTTGACGGATCTGACGCGCCGGACGGGCGGCCACCGTTACGCGCTGTTCATCCTGAGCGACACGACGGATGAGGCGATTGCCGACCAGGAGTGGGAGGCGTTTCAAGCGCTGCAAGCCACCGCACCGATGCCCGTGTACTACCGCCGTCGTGAGCAGAATACCGACAAGAAGGTCGGCAATCTCGAAGACTGGATCACCGGGTGGGGTGCCGCGTTCGAGGCGATGCTGGTGCTGGACGCCGACAGTCTGATGACAGGGCGCGCGGTTGACCGGTTGTCGACGGAACTTGCCGCTGATCCCAGGGCCGGTCTGATCCAGAGCTTTCCGCAGCTGATCGGTGCAAATACGCTATTTGCCCGGATGCAGCAGTTTTCGAACATCGCCTATGGCTGGCTTCTGGCCGAGGGGCTGGCGCATTGGGCGCGGACCGAGGGCAACTATTGGGGTCATAACGCGATCATCCGCACACATGCCTTTGCTTCCTCGGCCGGATTGCCGCATTTGCGCAGCCTGTCGGGACGCACCGATCTGATCCTGTCCCATGATTTTGTCGAAGCGTCACTGCTGCGTCGCGCAGGTTGGCGGGTGCGCTTCCTGCCGCGCATCTCCGGCAGTTTCGAGGAAACGCCCGGCACGCTGATTGACTACATCGTGCGCGACCGGCGCTGGTGCCGGGGCAACCTGCAGCACTTGCGCCTATTGGGCACACGCGGACTGCACCCCGTCAGCCGTTTCCACCTGTTCCAGGGGGCTGCTGCCTATCTGATGTCGCCCGCATGGTTTGTCCTGCTGGTGTTCTGGGCGCTTCTGGGTCGCGATTCCGAAACCAACGTGATTTCGTATTTCAACGAGGCGAACCCGCTTTTTCCGAACTGGCCGCCCGCGATGACACATATCGACAGTGCCATCTTCCTGGTTGTGATGTACGCGATGCTGCTGACGCCCAAGATCACCAGTTCGATCATCATTTCGGCAAACGGCAAGGCCGTGCGCTTTTTCGGAGGGCGCCGGGTCTTTGCCGGGGCTGTCCTGACCGAACTGGCGCTGTCGATTGCCTATGCCCCCATCATGATGATCCAACAGACCAAGGCCGTGATCGGGGGAATGTTGGGACGCGGGGGCTGGGCGCCACAAAGCCGAACGGCTCAGGCCTATCCCTGGACCACGTTGATCAAGTTCCATTGGATCGAATCCGCCCTGGGTGCGCTTCTGGTCCTGGGTCTGGGTGCTGGTTTGGTGTCCTGGTGGCTGATCCCGATCGCCGTCAGCCTTGCCTTCGCGGTGCCGCTGTCTGCGCTTAGCGCCTATCCATTGGCACAGTCGCGCCTCTCGGGGTTGCGGCTCGACAATCCTCTGACCCTGCGCGAGCCCGCTATTGTGGGCAGCGCCCGCACGGCACGCGCAGAAATGCGGGCCCGGATCGAAGCCAGCAAAATCGCGGCAGAATAG
- a CDS encoding rhodanese-like domain-containing protein: MTNTPEHPPETDRAQAPARMSRRGFGLLTGAAVVGGAVFASRWYNISAQAGVDGTLSTPDAHVAAVNGDIILVDIRRPDEWSRTGIGEGAVPIDMRRKDFTDVLLTRTNGRTDTPVALICARGVRSRNMTRRLTDAGFSNIIDVPEGMLGSGAGPGWLKRGLPTVTWVAE; the protein is encoded by the coding sequence ATGACCAACACGCCCGAACACCCCCCCGAAACTGATCGGGCGCAGGCCCCGGCGCGCATGTCGCGCCGGGGCTTTGGCCTTTTGACGGGTGCCGCCGTTGTCGGCGGTGCGGTGTTTGCCTCCCGCTGGTACAACATCTCGGCCCAGGCCGGGGTGGATGGAACGCTCAGCACACCCGATGCGCATGTTGCGGCGGTCAATGGGGACATCATTCTGGTTGACATTCGCCGCCCCGACGAATGGTCGCGTACCGGCATCGGCGAGGGCGCGGTGCCCATCGACATGCGCCGCAAGGACTTTACGGATGTGCTCTTGACCCGCACAAACGGCCGGACGGATACGCCTGTCGCGCTGATCTGCGCGCGGGGCGTGCGGTCCCGCAACATGACACGACGCCTGACCGACGCGGGCTTTTCCAACATCATTGACGTTCCCGAGGGTATGCTGGGATCCGGTGCAGGACCCGGTTGGCTGAAGCGCGGCTTGCCGACCGTGACGTGGGTGGCCGAGTAG
- a CDS encoding YHS domain-containing (seleno)protein, translating into MNRFSMTLAAAATSALAFASAAFAGDQYVDETGFAVSGYDVVAYFDLPSKPVGQTQTAGVPGNANITAEYNGATFAFSTEENRDKFVADPARYAPQYDGHCAYGVAQGGKVPANPNLWRIVDDKLYLNITDVVVGFWEEDIPGNISKSETNWVSIEDDAASDSTIPKFTSEAPKT; encoded by the coding sequence ATGAACCGCTTTTCGATGACCCTTGCCGCTGCTGCTACCAGCGCGCTTGCTTTTGCTTCTGCGGCGTTCGCGGGAGATCAGTATGTAGACGAGACCGGCTTTGCCGTTTCGGGATATGACGTCGTGGCATATTTTGACCTGCCATCCAAACCTGTCGGCCAAACACAGACCGCGGGCGTGCCAGGCAACGCCAACATCACGGCAGAGTACAACGGCGCGACATTTGCATTTTCCACCGAAGAGAACCGCGACAAGTTTGTCGCTGACCCAGCCCGCTATGCACCTCAATACGACGGTCATTGTGCTTACGGCGTTGCCCAGGGCGGCAAGGTTCCTGCCAACCCCAACCTGTGGCGCATCGTTGATGACAAGCTGTACCTGAACATCACGGATGTGGTTGTCGGGTTCTGGGAGGAAGACATTCCCGGCAACATCTCGAAATCCGAAACCAACTGGGTGAGTATCGAGGATGACGCGGCTTCGGACAGTACGATCCCGAAATTCACGAGCGAAGCACCGAAAACCTGA
- a CDS encoding SseB family protein — MTETVLDQAHASMQAAPEDDSVRLRFFERLGDAELFLLLEAEATGDQVTPQVFDPGAGPLVLVFDREERLAAFVGAEAPYAALSGRVIAQLLAEQGLGLGLNLDVAPSSFLLDADGVRWLAQTLGHGPDEVEARLAEVSAPAGLPDILIAALDTKLATATGLAQIAYLVGTTDDAGVSGHMLAFVGAAPGAEDALARAASEALTFSGIEAGAMDVGFFDAADPVTERLARVGLRFDLPQPAPARSPEPVAPGMDPDRPPRLR; from the coding sequence GTGACGGAAACAGTATTGGATCAGGCTCATGCTTCCATGCAGGCAGCGCCCGAGGATGACAGCGTTCGCCTGCGGTTTTTTGAACGGCTGGGCGATGCAGAACTCTTTCTGCTGTTGGAAGCAGAGGCGACCGGTGATCAGGTCACGCCGCAAGTGTTTGATCCGGGCGCAGGCCCACTGGTGCTTGTTTTTGATCGTGAAGAACGGCTTGCCGCCTTTGTTGGGGCAGAGGCCCCTTATGCCGCGCTGTCCGGCCGCGTTATTGCACAGCTGCTGGCGGAACAGGGTCTTGGTCTTGGTCTGAACCTCGATGTTGCACCCTCGTCCTTTCTGCTGGATGCGGATGGCGTCCGGTGGCTGGCCCAAACGCTGGGACATGGGCCTGACGAAGTTGAGGCGCGCCTGGCCGAGGTGTCCGCCCCCGCCGGATTGCCGGACATTCTGATTGCCGCCCTGGACACCAAGCTGGCGACAGCAACCGGATTGGCCCAGATCGCCTATCTGGTGGGGACCACGGATGATGCGGGCGTGTCCGGCCACATGCTCGCCTTCGTGGGTGCCGCGCCGGGGGCAGAGGATGCGCTGGCCCGTGCCGCTTCCGAGGCTTTGACCTTCTCGGGGATCGAGGCGGGCGCGATGGATGTTGGATTTTTTGATGCCGCTGATCCGGTGACCGAAAGACTGGCCCGTGTTGGTCTGCGGTTCGACCTGCCGCAGCCCGCCCCGGCACGGTCACCAGAACCGGTCGCACCAGGCATGGACCCGGACCGCCCGCCCCGTCTGCGCTAG
- a CDS encoding uracil-DNA glycosylase family protein — protein sequence MALTDDIRACTLCADRFAATETAHRPRPVVWFKPGARILIAGQAPGARVHESGRPFTDPSGDRLRDWLGMDEATFYDRDKLAIVPMAFCFPGYDAKGSDRPPPKICATTWRTQVMNHLGDVPLVLLIGGYAQSWHLGTRMSVRDTVASWRDFAPRAFPLPHPSWRNTGWLKKNPWFEEDVLPVLRARVKEVLA from the coding sequence ATGGCTTTGACCGATGACATTCGTGCCTGCACCCTTTGCGCCGACCGCTTTGCCGCGACCGAGACGGCCCACAGGCCGCGCCCAGTCGTGTGGTTCAAGCCCGGCGCGCGCATTCTGATCGCAGGACAGGCGCCCGGAGCGCGCGTGCATGAAAGCGGAAGACCCTTTACCGACCCTTCCGGCGACCGGTTACGCGATTGGCTGGGGATGGATGAGGCAACGTTTTATGATCGCGACAAGCTGGCGATCGTTCCGATGGCGTTCTGTTTTCCGGGCTACGACGCCAAGGGGTCCGACCGTCCGCCGCCGAAAATCTGCGCCACGACATGGCGAACCCAGGTTATGAACCATTTGGGCGACGTACCTTTGGTGCTGCTGATCGGGGGCTATGCGCAGTCCTGGCATCTGGGCACCAGGATGTCGGTGCGCGACACGGTCGCGTCGTGGCGTGACTTTGCACCCCGGGCCTTTCCCTTGCCTCATCCGTCATGGCGCAATACCGGGTGGCTGAAGAAGAACCCGTGGTTCGAGGAAGACGTGCTGCCCGTGCTGCGGGCGCGGGTGAAAGAGGTACTGGCGTGA
- a CDS encoding metalloregulator ArsR/SmtB family transcription factor — protein MKIDSHHPLDLTRAAAAFAALGSEQRLSVLRMLVRAGPDGLSIGDLGARTGVTGSTLTHHVKILHSAGLVTQARQGRSIICAAVAFDEVQDLSNFLLTECCADSPNQDHDHG, from the coding sequence ATGAAAATAGATTCGCATCATCCGCTTGATCTGACGCGCGCTGCCGCTGCTTTTGCCGCGCTTGGATCCGAACAGCGCTTGTCGGTTCTGCGTATGCTTGTCCGGGCGGGTCCGGACGGGTTGAGCATCGGTGATTTGGGCGCGCGCACTGGTGTTACAGGCTCGACCCTGACCCACCACGTCAAGATCCTTCATAGCGCAGGCCTTGTGACACAAGCGCGTCAGGGCCGATCGATCATCTGTGCGGCTGTCGCCTTTGACGAAGTGCAGGACTTGTCGAATTTCCTTCTGACCGAATGCTGTGCAGACAGCCCCAACCAGGATCACGATCATGGCTGA
- a CDS encoding permease has protein sequence MADTTSPSSTPRLWARIDRVWLAAALIIGVVALIDFPRTDDVITFAARALLGTLPFIAFAVFAIAYLKATGAENLLAKAFQGNPARMIVMAALLGGLSPFCSCEVIPFIAALLAVGAPLAAVMAFWLASPLMDPAMFAITTGAITLDFAIAKTLAAVALGLFGGFGTLMLSRTPIFTDPLREKPAVGGCCGVKAPFSATPVWSFWQVPERVQIFRHAGLENGVFLLKWLTLAYVIEALMVYYMPADFIANVLGGGGLGTILLGAFVGMPAYLNGYAAAPLIGDLLDQGMAPGAAMSFMIAGGVSSIPAALAVWALVKPRIFAAYLGFALIGSVLTGIAWQMIA, from the coding sequence ATGGCTGACACCACGTCCCCCTCCTCCACGCCACGGCTCTGGGCGCGTATCGACCGTGTCTGGCTTGCCGCCGCGCTGATCATCGGCGTCGTGGCCTTGATCGACTTTCCCCGGACCGATGATGTGATCACCTTTGCGGCCAGGGCGTTGCTGGGCACCCTGCCCTTTATTGCCTTCGCCGTCTTCGCAATCGCCTATCTGAAAGCGACCGGTGCCGAAAACCTTCTGGCCAAGGCATTTCAGGGCAACCCTGCGCGCATGATCGTCATGGCCGCATTGCTGGGTGGGTTATCGCCCTTTTGCTCATGCGAAGTCATCCCGTTCATCGCCGCCCTGCTGGCCGTCGGTGCGCCGCTGGCCGCCGTCATGGCCTTCTGGCTTGCCTCGCCGCTGATGGATCCGGCCATGTTCGCCATCACCACCGGTGCCATCACGCTGGACTTCGCAATTGCGAAAACGCTCGCCGCTGTTGCGCTTGGCCTTTTTGGCGGGTTCGGCACTTTGATGCTTTCGCGGACGCCCATTTTTACCGACCCGTTGCGGGAAAAGCCCGCCGTGGGTGGATGCTGTGGGGTCAAGGCGCCCTTCTCCGCCACGCCTGTCTGGTCATTCTGGCAGGTTCCGGAACGGGTACAGATCTTTCGCCATGCGGGGCTCGAAAACGGGGTATTCCTGCTGAAGTGGCTGACACTTGCCTACGTGATCGAAGCGCTGATGGTCTACTACATGCCCGCTGATTTCATCGCCAATGTCTTGGGTGGCGGGGGCTTGGGCACCATTCTGTTGGGTGCGTTCGTGGGCATGCCCGCCTACCTCAACGGCTATGCCGCGGCCCCATTGATCGGCGACTTGTTGGATCAGGGCATGGCACCGGGTGCCGCGATGTCCTTCATGATCGCGGGCGGTGTCAGTTCGATCCCGGCCGCACTTGCTGTCTGGGCGCTGGTCAAGCCGCGCATTTTTGCGGCCTATCTGGGCTTTGCCCTGATCGGGTCCGTTCTGACCGGCATCGCGTGGCAAATGATCGCCTGA
- a CDS encoding Na+/H+ antiporter NhaA produces MYRVWSFLTNYSLLLILGAVTALIWANIDAHSYHHFVEYPVWFNDWIGVDYDYWKKLYGDGYDKYDAGGAAKVLSAHYLINDMAMALFFGIAAKEVWEAVVLKNGSLRGKKAATPLFATVGGMVGPISVYLGLAVLLGSDTYDAVANGWAIPTATDIAFSYLVGRIVFGAGHPAVRFLLLLAIADDAAGLIILAIFYPSGELALEWLLLSAFAAVAVFFIFNWLPRRMDQHKQDRPNSTWVRKTLGFWPYAVAGCVSWYGFMASGLHPSLGLLPIVPAIPHADRAFGIFSEAEKYLTDLLNQIEHALKSPVEIVLFFFGLLNAGVAFSAIGDATWLVLAGLLIGKPVGILIFGWLAARPLGLGIPEGMRIIDLVVIGCVAAIGFTVSLFFASAAFDAGPVQDAAKMGALFSFIAAVISIVVGRLTRVEKQEA; encoded by the coding sequence ATGTACCGCGTCTGGAGTTTTCTGACCAACTATTCTCTGTTGCTGATCCTCGGCGCGGTCACTGCCCTGATCTGGGCCAATATTGACGCCCATTCCTATCACCATTTCGTGGAATATCCGGTTTGGTTCAACGATTGGATCGGCGTCGATTATGACTATTGGAAAAAGCTCTATGGCGACGGGTACGACAAGTATGACGCTGGCGGCGCGGCCAAGGTTCTGTCTGCCCACTACTTGATCAACGACATGGCCATGGCCCTGTTCTTTGGCATCGCGGCCAAGGAAGTGTGGGAGGCCGTCGTCCTCAAGAACGGTTCGCTGCGCGGAAAAAAGGCCGCAACCCCCTTGTTTGCAACGGTGGGCGGTATGGTTGGCCCCATCTCGGTCTACCTCGGGCTTGCCGTGCTGCTGGGGTCCGACACTTATGATGCTGTCGCCAATGGCTGGGCCATTCCCACTGCCACCGACATCGCGTTCAGCTATCTGGTCGGGCGTATCGTGTTTGGCGCGGGCCACCCTGCCGTGCGGTTCCTGCTGCTGCTGGCCATCGCGGATGACGCGGCGGGCCTGATCATCCTTGCGATCTTCTACCCCTCTGGTGAACTGGCGCTGGAATGGCTGCTTTTGTCGGCCTTCGCCGCCGTGGCCGTCTTCTTTATCTTCAACTGGTTGCCCCGGCGCATGGACCAGCACAAGCAGGACCGGCCCAATTCGACATGGGTGCGCAAAACGCTTGGCTTCTGGCCCTATGCCGTGGCGGGCTGTGTCAGCTGGTACGGGTTCATGGCGTCGGGCCTGCACCCGTCGCTGGGCCTTTTGCCCATCGTACCGGCCATTCCGCACGCAGACCGTGCCTTCGGCATCTTCTCGGAGGCCGAGAAATACCTGACCGACCTGCTGAACCAGATCGAACACGCGCTGAAATCACCCGTGGAAATCGTGCTGTTCTTCTTTGGTCTCCTGAACGCAGGGGTTGCGTTCAGCGCCATCGGGGACGCGACGTGGCTCGTGCTGGCGGGCTTGCTGATCGGCAAGCCCGTCGGCATCCTGATCTTCGGTTGGTTGGCCGCACGACCGCTTGGACTGGGCATTCCCGAAGGCATGCGCATTATCGACCTGGTGGTCATCGGCTGTGTGGCTGCCATCGGCTTTACCGTGTCGCTGTTCTTCGCCTCCGCCGCCTTCGATGCAGGGCCGGTTCAGGATGCGGCCAAGATGGGCGCGCTCTTCAGCTTTATCGCTGCGGTGATCTCGATTGTCGTGGGGCGGCTCACGCGGGTCGAAAAACAGGAAGCTTGA
- a CDS encoding ATP-binding cassette domain-containing protein — translation MLEFENVSKSFWTGTQRKVILDRVSFRVELGNSFGILAPNGTGKTTLINMMAGLEKPDEGEIRRSCNISFPLGFMGGVLPKISALENSRYIARLYGLDPDYVESFCRWLCNLGEYFDQPLGTYSSGMRARFSFALMLALDFDIYLIDEGMPASTDVEFNRKAGDVLQERLRTTTIIIVSHQAQTLEKFARSAAVLLDGKLHMFDTLEEAKRLYDYETQS, via the coding sequence ATGCTTGAGTTCGAAAACGTATCCAAGTCCTTCTGGACGGGCACACAGCGCAAGGTGATCCTTGACCGTGTGTCCTTTCGGGTGGAATTGGGCAATTCGTTTGGCATTCTGGCCCCGAACGGCACTGGCAAGACGACGCTGATCAACATGATGGCGGGCCTCGAAAAACCCGACGAGGGCGAGATCCGCCGCAGCTGCAACATCTCGTTTCCGCTGGGCTTCATGGGGGGCGTGCTGCCCAAGATCTCGGCGCTGGAAAACTCCCGCTACATCGCGCGGCTCTATGGGCTCGACCCCGACTATGTCGAAAGCTTCTGCCGCTGGCTCTGCAACCTGGGCGAATATTTCGACCAGCCGCTCGGCACCTATTCATCGGGCATGCGGGCGCGCTTTTCCTTTGCACTGATGCTCGCGCTCGACTTTGACATCTATCTGATTGACGAGGGGATGCCCGCATCCACCGACGTCGAATTCAACCGCAAAGCCGGTGATGTGCTGCAGGAACGATTGCGCACCACCACCATTATCATTGTGTCTCACCAGGCCCAGACGCTCGAAAAGTTCGCGCGCTCTGCGGCTGTGCTGCTGGACGGCAAGCTGCATATGTTCGACACGCTCGAAGAAGCGAAACGGCTCTATGACTACGAAACCCAAAGCTAG